ATCTTGTGGCTCTACTCACTTGCATTATTTAACAGTATCATCAAATCGGAATGTCGGAATTCGAGTTCACACCAATTGAGAAGGCTTTAGCAGATTTCAAGAAGGGGGGGTTTGTGGTGGTCATGGACAATGAGGATAGAGAGAACGAAGGTGACATTATTGTAGCAGCAGAATGGGTGACTCAGGAAAAGATGGCTTTCTTAGTTAGACATTCTTCCGGATACGTTTGCCTACCTGTCTCTGAAGAAATAGCCGATAAGCTTGACTTACCTTTGATGAGCACACATAGTACCGATCGTCATGGTACCGCATACACTATTACTGCTGATGCTAAGGAGGGGACCACTACGGGTATTTCTGCCCACGATAGAGCTCTTACTGCCAATGCCATTGCCAATCCGGATTCTAAGCCGGCTGACTTTCTTAAGCCTGGTCATTGCTTACCATTGAGAGCCAAGAAAGGATTACTAAGGAGCAGACAGGGTCATACTGAAGCCGGTGTTCAACTCTGCCAGTTGACTGGCCTTCAACCTGCAGCCGCCATTTGTGAACTTGTAAGAGATGAGGACggtttgatgatgagattaCCTGACACACATGCTTTCTGCAAAAAGTACAATGTGGATCTAATTACTATCCCGCAAATCACCAAATACATGGATGAGCACAATCTATAGATACGTTTTTTAATTGAATAGAAATGACAAAACCTATGAGCTCATATGCCGATTAGTACCCTTTATCTTTTTGATGGCACTTCGCGCTTTATCATAAAATCCATATGGTGGCTCTTTCTGAACTTCAATAACTACCCTTCTCATATAGATAAGGCATGAATCGTCTCTTTGGTACGAGGAGTAATGCCCCTAAAGCTACTCTCAATGATGCCATGAACAATATAGATGGACGAATTTCCAGTCTGGACGTGAAGATTTCCAAACTTAATTCTGAATTAACTACTTATCAACAGAaactttcaaagatgaGAGATGGACCAGGAAAAAATGCCATCAAGCAGAGAGCGTTGAAATTATTAAGGCAAAGAAAGCAGCTCGATGCACAAAAAGATCAGTTGATGTCACAATCATGGAACATTTCGCAGGCGCAGATGACTACTGATAACCTTAAAAATACGATGATCACCGTGGACGCTATGAAGCACAGCAACAAAGAACTCAAAAAGACCTACGGTAAGATTGATGTCGATAAACTTGAAGACATGCAAGATGAGATGCTTGATTTAATTGACCAGTCGAACGAGATACAGGATGCTTTAGGTCGGTCGTACGATGTTCCCGACGATATCTCTGAAAGTGAGCTAGACGCTGAACTTGATGCGTTGGGTGACGAGGTGGAGGCTAATAACGAGTTGGCAGGAGAGTCTATGCCTAGTTATTTGACCGATTCGGCTATAGGGGAGTCAGATAAGCTTCCTACATTTATTGACGATAAACAATCCGAgggagaagagaaggaaatgGTGGCACAATGACATAATTACGTATATTTAATATGTACAGGACGAATAGGCGTGGTtcactcttttcttttgatgGCCATCATGTAGTTTCCCATATTTTCAATACCAGTAAAGAACCAACCTACGGTGGGAAAATAGCCGCAGTTCTTGGAGTCTACCACTCGGTAGTCCTTTTGAAATTCATCCACAAACTCCTTAAGCTCTCTCTGTTTGATGTACTTACCATATGTATGGGTTCCCACTGGGACAATGTTCAATACATGCTCGCCCATAAAGATTGTGGTAAACCACGAGACGAAGTCTCTGTTAATTGTTGATATAAAGAGGTATCCATCAGGGTTCAAATGAGAAAGAGCCTCCTTCACAATCATGGCAGGATAATCAACGTGCTCTAATAGTTCCATCATAGTGATCACGTcatacttttctttctcgTCGATATGCTCTAGGGAGATCACTTTGTAACTGAGTTTATCCTCCAATAATGGGTCCAATTTCTTGTGCAGCTTGGCCACTTGAATCACTTCTGGTGTCATATCGATACCTTTAACTGATTCAACTATAGACAGCCTAGCCAAGGATTCGCTCAATATGCCACCACCACAACCAATATCTAGACATTTCAACTGTAAGTCTCCACATTTTTCACGAGTAGCCTGgtcaatttctttctgtatCTCATGAGAAACCTCCTCTGGTAAGATGTTCTGAAAGTTCCAACCCGGAATGAACACCTTCTGTTCAGGATCCGTAATGGCCTCGTTCAATGAAAGCCTTGACTTGATTACATCATTAATGAAATCCATTCTTAGAAGGTTCATTTTATGTAGAATTCTTTGAGATCCGGTTTCATCCCACCAAGTAGCTGCCAAGTTCTTAAAGTGCGATTTCTCAGAGGGGTTAATGGCAGTGAGGTCAGGCTTTGCGATGGCATGAGTCTGAGAATTGAAGCATTTTAACGAAAAATGGAACAATCGTTTATGGGTGGTATAAATCTGCCTTCTAATCATCATGCAAGGATCAGATTCGCAGATGACATAAAAAC
The sequence above is a segment of the Brettanomyces nanus chromosome 4, complete sequence genome. Coding sequences within it:
- the RIB3 gene encoding 3,4-dihydroxy 2-butanone 4-phosphate synthase (BUSCO:EOG09343Z1A) gives rise to the protein MSEFEFTPIEKALADFKKGGFVVVMDNEDRENEGDIIVAAEWVTQEKMAFLVRHSSGYVCLPVSEEIADKLDLPLMSTHSTDRHGTAYTITADAKEGTTTGISAHDRALTANAIANPDSKPADFLKPGHCLPLRAKKGLLRSRQGHTEAGVQLCQLTGLQPAAAICELVRDEDGLMMRLPDTHAFCKKYNVDLITIPQITKYMDEHNL
- a CDS encoding uncharacterized protein (BUSCO:EOG09343XTB), which gives rise to MNRLFGTRSNAPKATLNDAMNNIDGRISSLDVKISKLNSELTTYQQKLSKMRDGPGKNAIKQRALKLLRQRKQLDAQKDQLMSQSWNISQAQMTTDNLKNTMITVDAMKHSNKELKKTYGKIDVDKLEDMQDEMLDLIDQSNEIQDALGRSYDVPDDISESELDAELDALGDEVEANNELAGESMPSYLTDSAIGESDKLPTFIDDKQSEGEEKEMVAQ
- a CDS encoding uncharacterized protein (BUSCO:EOG09342OQQ), coding for MIRRQIYTTHKRLFHFSLKCFNSQTHAIAKPDLTAINPSEKSHFKNLAATWWDETGSQRILHKMNLLRMDFINDVIKSRLSLNEAITDPEQKVFIPGWNFQNILPEEVSHEIQKEIDQATREKCGDLQLKCLDIGCGGGILSESLARLSIVESVKGIDMTPEVIQVAKLHKKLDPLLEDKLSYKVISLEHIDEKEKYDVITMMELLEHVDYPAMIVKEALSHLNPDGYLFISTINRDFVSWFTTIFMGEHVLNIVPVGTHTYGKYIKQRELKEFVDEFQKDYRVVDSKNCGYFPTVGWFFTGIENMGNYMMAIKRKE